The region ctaattataGACTTGCTCATCTAGTTATCGTTAGCCTACATGCTGATTGATTAAGTCATATGGCTATAAACCTTCAGGATGATTGAGAAGACCATCTCGATCGGTCGAACATGATTTTGAGATATTTCTCGTGATTTTAATGAGgaattttgaaacaaaaattggCCGTACATAGCGAGGGCAGCCCGAGGACAGTTCTCCCCAGACATTTTGGAGTATAGTTCcatttcaatattattgatatatcCAATCTGCCCTTTTCGGGTTTCTCAAGATATAAATGTAAGTGTTAAGTGTTGttaatgattttgttgatCAGTCCGGTCTCACTCTGCTttacaaatttgaatttaatctatAAATCTCTTTCCGTTACGAGTGGGAGTCGTTAAGAAATAGGATGGGCCCCGACAATGACACCATTTATTAACTAGTTGGGATGGCGTTGCGTTGCGTAAAAAATTTCCACATTCCACAACTTGGCGTGACCCGATTTTGACATTTCACCACTCCGCTCTGAATGCCAAGTACAAGTGAGGGGGCGGCCTTATATTATACCGTGACCCTCTTTGATCGTAGATCACGTGTGTGTTCATTAGTTCGAAAATAGAGTAGGAGTGTTAAAACCCGTCTTGCGGTTGGAATATCTCGCTAACTGGGAATCCCCCATTCTAGTAGACTGATAGGTACTGGTGCACTACTTAGAATCGGCGCTTTTTTTGTTAGCGTATAATGTCCTATTTACTGAATTAATGTTTGTACATACTTTTGGGATAGGTTCACGGCAGCGATGAATGAAAGAGATCATTGTATCCAGTTCCAGTTTTAGAAAGTGGCGTGAGTTTTTTTCCGATTTACGTCACAAGTCTTCTTTTCTTTCACGACCTGTCAATTGTCACGCGAGGTAGTTGAATTTATAGCTATTTTGAATGGTAAGTTTCTTGAATAGAAATGTACGAATTGCGGTGATGgtttcaaaaatagaaattacgTCATTAAGTTGAAGATCCTGTACAGAGCGAAAACCTTTGTTTTCGGATCTCCTAATTTGGCCTAACTTCACCGAATATGGTGTGGGGCAAAAAATGGCGCCCCGcttttatgattttttacacatttttgtcgTAGACGAAATTTACAGTAAACCTAGCGAAGTCGGAAAATCGCTTATATCGGATGGTTATTGATGGTCACGATTTTTCCTTctctttttcaaagaaatttaaattatACACATGTATTCCAAAGTCGGATTTTGTAAGTCGAAATCTCGTATTATACCTTTCTTGGtcccaaaataaaaaatcagtcAAAACCCACACACCGAAAGTCGGAGGGCTATTTTCTTCCCACTGCAGTTTGATTTTTCCCTGTTCCGACCCCTGTTTTCCTGACTTGAAATCGACGATACATGTCAACAGTCGTTATTTTAGTTGTGGTTagtgaattatttgaatatagaaatttaacccgaaatatttcattgttttaaaatcatttcttgtagatgttGATTTGATCTTTCCATTTACAGAAATTAATTCTCAAGTAGTTTTCGGAAAAAGGCCGGAAATCCGGCTTATTCAAAGTCAGACTTATTCTAAATCGGAGGTTTTTTCTTGGTCCACAAAGATCCGACTTgggcaaggtttactgtactTTCATATCATACGCGGAAATGATTTGAGTATATAGCTCCGATGAACTTTGTCCTAAAGTTGATATCCGATtctttgaaatcaaattttatctaaaagttTTACCGTAAACACTTAACGAACAACGCGCCGTCGACGTCAGAGAAAATCGAGATAAGAAAAAATACCATCCAGGAAGTAAGGACTCGGTTATTACGAGGGTCAGACAGGCAACGATCGCGTCTACTGAGACTGAGGTCAACTAAGGTCTAAACCCGAGTTCGAAGAATTTCTTgctttttgaatgatttaCTGACGAAATTTAGCAGACTTGAGATTTTCAACTCTCAGCTCGGGGGTAGAGTTCAACGTGCGCGCGCAACGTAACAGCCGACATTTTAGCGTAGATTTTTTTCTCACATTTGCTCTTATATACTTACGAAACGAATACAGGCGgattgaaatacatgtatttgaactgaaatatcaaagaCCGGTTTACGTTGAGTTTATGCGCATGTGAGAAGAGTGACCAGGTGTACTAAATTATATGCCTACCGTATAGACGAGCTAATGTTTGACAGGTTTATGCAGATTTGTTTTGGTTTCGGAAAATGAGATTCGAGAGGTTTAGGGTATCGTAGAAAGTCGAACTTAGCTCAAAGTAGCCCGCAATCCGTTCCCATCATGATAACAAACTCCAGATTCAGTCTGGGACCAGGCGAACGTATACGGGTACCCTGATGAATGTATTTGCTGGTTGCTTTTAGATGAATATTCAGATTTTGTAAATAACGATTGAGATAAAATAGTTATGGATTATAGTAAACATAGCTGATACGGGAAATGTCGTAAGGAACTTATTCTAAGTAAGCCTACATTAAAGTGTCGAGTGTTTCCAGCGAACATGGCTACACGGTTGTCGGATTATTTTGCCTTCTGTTTGCAGCGCTTGCGGCTGTTATTTCAAGGATCAGTTCTGGCGAGATTGCCGCCGAGAGGATCTGTACGTGCTCCCGTAGACATGTGAGAGGTTTCTACCataacaaaatcatcaattaccCTACCTGAATCCTGACAGATGAGCTATGTAAACTCATTCGAGTTTACCTGGGATTTTTGTGCAGGTGAAACTGCCGAGGCTGTGTGCAGGAATACAATATTCCTGCGTTCACATACAACTAGGATCTATACCGCTATCTGAGTACTTAACCAGATCCGACGATTTCTGAGGCGTAACTATGGACCCGGGGCCAGTCCATGCCGACCGCGGTACCGTGGACCAGTAAAACACGTGTTGTATTGGAAGTAATCAGTGTATTTAAACTATTAGAAGTCTTTTCTTAACGACCATACAACCTATAACATTCAGTCTTAACGAAagttttactataaatattatattgtatttcaatagGTGGCAGATTTGCCACCCATAGTTCTTATCGAAATAATCGTCCCGACCCAAAATGAAACTTTTGTATCACAAAATCTCCATTTTCAGCTTGAGCGTTAATGAGGTGTGCGGTAATGTGTAAGTACAAACGTATCGATCGCACATTCTGGATCAGGCAATCAGAATCAATATTCTCTAATAGAAAATCACATATCAGGATCgattcaaaaatttcatattcattccCGATAAAAAATTCAGCGGTAAAAATGCTCCATGTGTTCAGTTTCTACTTCGTACACGAGAAAAGCAGGCGGCGGCGTTGGCGGTGGTGTAATCACccttacacacacacacgttcGCGTTCAGCGTCAGCCGGCTTTGTCTCCTTTGTTCTCTATATCTCCCTATACTTTTATTTACTGCAGGAATGTCCCAGAAAGCATTTCCTGCTCTAGCAAGGCGTGATATACATGCGCGTTGGTCGGTAGGATTTCCTATCACGCAGTTCGTGTAATAGAGCTTCGTTTTCTAGTgcataaaatatataatatgtataataaaactgtggaactttcTTTGTGTGTAGGATAAATACTGGTATATAGCAAATAGTGAACAATGTTGACcgaagaaaaatatatacttAGAGACAGGCTGAAATTTATGCGTTTGTTTTTCACCCTCATGTCCTCAATTGTTTCCTTTTGATTACAGAACGGAAATATACATGAGAAACATATAGCGAAAGCTTTATTCAAAGAGTATGGGTGTCATGTCGGTGTGATACAACCTTCCATTCTCGACTCTACGATTCAGTCATCTCcccttttcaaaaatcatggAATCGTTGGTTTCAAAAACAAGTTTCAGCGTCGTGAAATCGACCTGACCTATTGATGCCCGTTAGATTCTTTTCCCAGTAACTGGGTATATATAGTAGGTTTCCCGACTGCTGCTTGGTGCTAAAAAGATTTGGCTTCTGAACGTGCTCCTTTGAAGCTGTACGAGCAATCTCGTAGTTTTGAAGTAAATCCCGACTTTTTACGACAACGGACTTGTTTGATCCTCTTTCAGCATTCAGACAAATCGACCAACATAAACTAAAGCAACTTCCATCATATACAATATCCACTCTCATTTTTAATTGCAaaagtaataaatatcatatagAAAAGCAGTGTGTTTCAAAGTCTTCCATTCGGGATTATTCATAATGAAAGGCAAATAATTACAAACCACATGATTTTAGAACATCtcttattaattaattatttcataattaaaTCAATCTTTCCAACTTAAATTTGGTTGACTATTAAGCACCGtagtaaaaaaaattcatacacatacaatatatatgtagttgaatttcaacaaaaaatgtacacctatttacaaaataaagatttcCTCGTATTTATAATATCTACAAAACTGAAATGAAGGCCTGCCCTATATTGTAGTTTGATTCCtccatatatatacatacatacataatcAAGTgataaaacattcaatgcTTATTCCAATTTCATTCAACATCAAACCGAGGAAgcgaattttcaatgaattctttttttcctaataatattctaaatGCCAAGTTCCGACTGAGAAAAACGCCTTGCGCATCTGTTTTCTCATTAATTCCAGtagtacatatatatatgtatatactttGAATATTGTCTGAAACGAACGTCCGTTAAAATTTGAGAACttttacaaacaaataaatacacaTTAACATCAAATATACATCTGTCTGGCAGTGATAGAACACTACGTGCACTAACAATTCAACCCACACGATAATTATtacttaaaaaaagaaaaaaatagttCAGCGTCCTAAAACCAGAAATACATTTATCCAggtaataattataatattatcATAGAAAAACATCCTTTAAAATTAGAATCTATTCTGTTTGGCATACGTGTCTACTCcgttttcatcatcagtttttttgtggtttttacgtatatataaaaagagCCAAAATCGCAATAAGAGTATAAACGCTTTTCTTCGTTCTCAGACTGAATAATAATACAAAATGGCGACCGACCGATGCATAGTCatagtttcttcttttttttttcataataatatagAATACAAATTTCGTAAGaaagatttcaaaatatatatacgaaGTGGAAGCCTCAGCTGAACAGAATGCAAGGTCTGCCCGCAATAAACGTGTGTGAcgagaaaaaatacaaatactgGCAGGCTTACACTATACACTTAAATTCTTTCCATCAATTGTCTCTAGATCGAAGTCTATTACAGTATAAATGCATATAAGGTGCACACAGtgacaatgtttttttttccttcGAACGAATACAATCGCGCCCGCTTAATCCGAATCGGGATTTCGATCGATCGTAATCCATCCACCTATTGGCCTACGCTGAATTCATACACGAAATAGGGTCTAGATGTTCGATCTCGGGTTCCGCATGGACCGGTCCCAATTTATCGGAATCAAGCGGCGCGTATTatatgatttaatcaaatcaaacgaCGCGCacaaaaaaaagttcatcggaaaataatcaatcatcattttaaaatcgaagttttagatttagttgCATCAAATGGAAGGTACACGTACtaacatcatatatatatatatcattattatcatactCTCAAGCTGTTCAACAGCTTTCGAAATGTCTCGCGTCAAAAAAAAGAGAGTTTTCGAATACACAAAACGAAATCTAGTTTCGTCTGCCCGTCTCATTCACTCACAATGCAATTCGGAATTCAAATTTATACACACacatatatcttttaaaaCCTCTGCACATGTTACAAGTCTGAGCACGGAATGTGCGAATTTTTGGTCATATcgtaatcattatcattgtacAACATAATGCGTTTATGGCACCGGCTAGGAAGACGATTCACTAGCGACTAACTTCACCCTTTCGTTCTGCTTCAGTCTCTTTTCCCGCATCAGTACGAATTCAACATACCTAAACGGCCCAAGAGTGTCTACTACTACACCGCTGCAACTTATGGCCGCATCATCGACGACAACAGATCTACCCAAGCATCCGCTTTATTTAGCACATGATTTCAACGCTATCAAGACGACGAACGAGTCTCTCGCGGCGCACGCTCAAAACGTCAGATTCTGAGACATCATAACCTGACAGCCGCTTTTCACGTGTTCGAGAATTTGCTGTTTCAACCGGCAGACCTGTTCGCGTAAACTCGTCGCCGTCGTCGACAAGTTCTCGTTTTCGTCCTTCAAATCGTTCACTTTGTCTTCGAGACGCGAGATCCGTTCGAGTTTGCGGTGGCGACACTTGCGCGCGGCGATGCGGTTGCGCGCGCGTTTGCGTTCGACTTTCATCACCTCCTGGTTCTCCATGTCGACGGGCGACAACGGAGGAGAATTGCATAGACTCGGAACAGTTTGCGGCTCCTCTTTGATGCGCATGATCAGCGGATTTTGCGCCGCGTTCGTCATGGAATTCGTGACGGTGGTCGTCGCGATCGGGACCGTGTCGACGAACGATTGTTGCATCGACGGCAACGACGCGACAGTGTTCAACGTTGTGTACGTAGTTTGAGGCTGAGCGAAGCCGGCGGCGGTCGCGTCGAACGAACTCGACGACACTTGCTGTTGACTGAGCGTCGTCAGGTTATCGATCGAATCGCCGCCCTCGTGGGTTTTGTGAAGTTCTTCGAGCGCGTCGACGAAGCCTCGCGCGTACGCTTCTTGTTCTTCGGTGACGAATTTCGGGCACAGGAACTGCGTCGGAGTCGGCGTCGTCGTGATCATACCGTTCTGTTGGATGATCATACGCTCGAGTTCCGGTGACGCCAACTTCAACATGTTCAAATCGGGCGATCCCAATAATCCGGGCGTATTCGCCAGTTTCGCCTTCTTCGACTTGATCGCTGACATTCCCGAATTGAAATCGAGCGTCATCGTTCTCTTCAACTGGCGAACGGAATTCTGCGATTGGACATCGTCTCCGTACATGGTGGTCTCCATTTTAGACGTTGTTGGTTGTTGCTGCTGTGGT is a window of Tubulanus polymorphus chromosome 2, tnTubPoly1.2, whole genome shotgun sequence DNA encoding:
- the LOC141900448 gene encoding transcription factor Jun-like, coding for MPVLSLLTGRRRYHPQEQSDPVSAASSNSKPQQQQPTTSKMETTMYGDDVQSQNSVRQLKRTMTLDFNSGMSAIKSKKAKLANTPGLLGSPDLNMLKLASPELERMIIQQNGMITTTPTPTQFLCPKFVTEEQEAYARGFVDALEELHKTHEGGDSIDNLTTLSQQQVSSSSFDATAAGFAQPQTTYTTLNTVASLPSMQQSFVDTVPIATTTVTNSMTNAAQNPLIMRIKEEPQTVPSLCNSPPLSPVDMENQEVMKVERKRARNRIAARKCRHRKLERISRLEDKVNDLKDENENLSTTATSLREQVCRLKQQILEHVKSGCQVMMSQNLTF